A genomic stretch from Theropithecus gelada isolate Dixy chromosome 2, Tgel_1.0, whole genome shotgun sequence includes:
- the SEMA3B gene encoding semaphorin-3B isoform X1, whose protein sequence is MGRAGAAAMIPGLALLWAVGLGGATPSPPRLRLSFQELQAWHGLQTFSLERTCCYEALLVDEERGRLFVGAENHVASLSLDNISKRAKKLAWPAPVEWREECNWAGKDIGTECMNFVKLLHAYNRTHLLACGTGAFHPTCAFVEVGHRAEEPVLRLDPGRIEDGKGKSPYDPRHRAASVLVGEELYSGVAADLMGRDFTIFRSLGQRPSLRTEPHDSRWLNEPKFVKVFWIPENENPDDDKIYFFFRETAVEAAPALGRLSVSRVGQICRNDVGGQRSLVNKWTTFLKARLVCSVPGVEGDTHFDQLQDVFLLSSRDHRTPLLYAVFSTSSSIFQGSAVCVYSMNDVRRAFLGPFAHKEGPMHQWVSYQGRVPYPRPGMCPSKTFGTFSSTKDFPDDVIQFARNHPLMYNSVLPIGGRPLFLQVGANYTFTQIATDRVAAADGHYDVLFIGTDAGTVLKVISVPKGSRPSAEGLLLEELHVFEDSAAVTSMQISSKRHQLYIASRSAVAQIALHRCAAHGRVCAECCLARDPYCAWDGVACTRFQPSVKRRFRRQDVRNGDPSTLCSGDSSRPALLEHRVFGVEGSSAFLECEPRSLQARVEWTFQRAGVTTHTQVLAQERTERTARGLLLRRLRRRDSGVYLCAAVEQGFTQPLRRLSLHVLSATQAERLARAEEAAPAAPPGPKLWYRDFLQLVEPGGGGSANSLRMCRPQPALQSLPPESRRKGRNRRTHAPEPRAERGPRSVTHW, encoded by the exons ATGGGGCGGGCCGGGGCCGCCGCCATGAtcccaggcctggccctgctctgggcagtggggctggggggtgccacccccagccccccacgCCTTCGGCTCTCCTTTCAAG AGCTCCAGGCCTGGCATGGTCTCCAGACTTTCAGCCTGGAGCGAACCTGCTGCTACGAGGCCTTGCTGGTGGATGAGGAGCGTGGACGCCTGTTTGTGGGCGCCGAGAACCATGTGGCATccctcagcctggacaacatcagCAAGCGGGCCAAGAAG CTGGCCTGGCCGGCCCCTGTGGAATGGCGAGAGGAGTGCAACTGGGCAGGGAAGGACATTGGT ACTGAGTGCATGAACTTTGTGAAATTGCTCCACGCCTACAACCGCACCCACTTGCTGGCCTGTGGCACGGGAGCCTTCCACCCAACCTGTGCCTTTGTGGAAGTGGGCCACCGGGCAGAG GAGCCCGTGCTCCGGCTGGACCCAGGAAGGATAGAGGATGGCAAGGGGAAGAGTCCTTATGACCCCAGGCATCGGGCTGCCTCCGTGCTGGTGG GGGAGGAGCTATACTCAGGGGTGGCAGCAGACCTCATGGGCCGAGACTTTACCATCTTTCGCAGCCTGGGCCAACGTCCGAGTCTCCGAACAGAGCCACACGACTCCCGCTGGCTCAATG AGCCCAAGTTTGTCAAGGTATTTTGGATCCCGGAGAACGAGAACCCAGACGACGACAAAATCTACTTCTTCTTTCGTGAGACGGCGGTAGAGGCGGCGCCGGCACTGGGACGCCTGTCCGTGTCCCGCGTTGGCCAGATTTGCCGG AACGACGTGGGCGGCCAgcgcagcctggtcaacaagtgGACGACGTTTCTGAAGGCGCGGCTGGTGTGCTCAGTGCCGGGCGTCGAGGGCGACACCCACTTCGATCAGCTCC AGGATGTGTTTCTGTTGTCCTCGCGGGACCACCGGACCCCGCTGCTCTATGCTGTCTTCTCCACGTCCAG CAGCATTTTCCAGGGTTCTGCAGTGTGCGTGTACAGCATGAACGACGTGCGCCGGGCCTTCCTGGGACCCTTTGCACACAAGGAGGGGCCCATGCACCAGTGGGTGTCATACCAGGGTCGCGTCCCCTACCCGCGGCCAGGCATG TGCCCCAGCAAGACCTTTGGCACCTTCAGTTCCACCAAGGACTTCCCCGACGATGTCATCCAGTTTGCGCGGAACCACCCCCTCATGTACAACTCTGTCCTGCCCATTGGGGGGCGCCCTCTTTTCCTACAAGTTGGAGCCAATTACACCTTCACTCAAATTGCCACGGACCGGGTTGCAGCCGCTGACGGACACTATGACGTCCTCTTCATTGGCACAG ACGCTGGCACGGTACTGAAGGTGATCTCGGTCCCCAAAGGCAGTAGGCCCAGCGCAGAGGGGCTGCTCCTGGAGGAGCTGCACGTGTTTGAG GACTCGGCCGCTGTCACCAGCATGCAAATCTCCTCCAAGAGG CACCAGCTGTACATAGCCTCGCGGAGCGCGGTGGCCCAGATCGCGTTGCACCGCTGCGCTGCCCACGGCCGCGTCTGCGCCGAATGCTGTCTGGCGCGTGACCCCTACTGCGCCTGGGACGGGGTCGCGTGCACGCGCTTCCAGCCCAGTGTCAAGAG GCGGTTCCGGCGGCAAGACGTAAGGAATGGCGACCCCAGCACGCTGTGCTCGGGAG ACTCGTCTCGTCCCGCGCTGCTGGAACACAGAGTGTTCGGCGTGGAGGGCAGCAGCGCCTTTCTCGAGTGTGAGCCCCGCTCGCTGCAGGCGCGCGTAGAGTGGACTTTCCAGCGCGCAGGGGTGACAACCCATACCCAG GTGCTGGCACAGGAGCGCACCGAGCGCACCGCCCGGGGACTACTGCTTCGCAGGCTGCGGCGCCGAGACTCAGGCGTGTACTTGTGCGCTGCAGTCGAGCAGGGCTTTACGCAACCGCTGCGTCGCCTGTCGCTGCACGTGTTGAGTGCTACGCAGGCCGAACGGCTGGCGCGGGCCGAGGAGGCTGCGCCCGCCGCGCCGCCGGGCCCCAAACTCTGGTACCGGGACTTTCTGCAGCTGGTGGAGCCGGGCGGCGGTGGCAGCGCGAACTCCCTGCGCATGTGTCGCCCACAGCCTGCGCTGCAGTCACTGCCCCCGGAGTCGCGGAGGAAGGGCCGTAACCGGCGGACCCACGCTCCTGAGCCACGCGCTGAGCGGGGGCCGCGCAGCGTAACGCACTGGTGA
- the SEMA3B gene encoding semaphorin-3B isoform X3, which yields MNDVRRAFLGPFAHKEGPMHQWVSYQGRVPYPRPGMCPSKTFGTFSSTKDFPDDVIQFARNHPLMYNSVLPIGGRPLFLQVGANYTFTQIATDRVAAADGHYDVLFIGTDAGTVLKVISVPKGSRPSAEGLLLEELHVFEDSAAVTSMQISSKRHQLYIASRSAVAQIALHRCAAHGRVCAECCLARDPYCAWDGVACTRFQPSVKRRFRRQDVRNGDPSTLCSGDSSRPALLEHRVFGVEGSSAFLECEPRSLQARVEWTFQRAGVTTHTQVLAQERTERTARGLLLRRLRRRDSGVYLCAAVEQGFTQPLRRLSLHVLSATQAERLARAEEAAPAAPPGPKLWYRDFLQLVEPGGGGSANSLRMCRPQPALQSLPPESRRKGRNRRTHAPEPRAERGPRSVTHW from the exons ATGAACGACGTGCGCCGGGCCTTCCTGGGACCCTTTGCACACAAGGAGGGGCCCATGCACCAGTGGGTGTCATACCAGGGTCGCGTCCCCTACCCGCGGCCAGGCATG TGCCCCAGCAAGACCTTTGGCACCTTCAGTTCCACCAAGGACTTCCCCGACGATGTCATCCAGTTTGCGCGGAACCACCCCCTCATGTACAACTCTGTCCTGCCCATTGGGGGGCGCCCTCTTTTCCTACAAGTTGGAGCCAATTACACCTTCACTCAAATTGCCACGGACCGGGTTGCAGCCGCTGACGGACACTATGACGTCCTCTTCATTGGCACAG ACGCTGGCACGGTACTGAAGGTGATCTCGGTCCCCAAAGGCAGTAGGCCCAGCGCAGAGGGGCTGCTCCTGGAGGAGCTGCACGTGTTTGAG GACTCGGCCGCTGTCACCAGCATGCAAATCTCCTCCAAGAGG CACCAGCTGTACATAGCCTCGCGGAGCGCGGTGGCCCAGATCGCGTTGCACCGCTGCGCTGCCCACGGCCGCGTCTGCGCCGAATGCTGTCTGGCGCGTGACCCCTACTGCGCCTGGGACGGGGTCGCGTGCACGCGCTTCCAGCCCAGTGTCAAGAG GCGGTTCCGGCGGCAAGACGTAAGGAATGGCGACCCCAGCACGCTGTGCTCGGGAG ACTCGTCTCGTCCCGCGCTGCTGGAACACAGAGTGTTCGGCGTGGAGGGCAGCAGCGCCTTTCTCGAGTGTGAGCCCCGCTCGCTGCAGGCGCGCGTAGAGTGGACTTTCCAGCGCGCAGGGGTGACAACCCATACCCAG GTGCTGGCACAGGAGCGCACCGAGCGCACCGCCCGGGGACTACTGCTTCGCAGGCTGCGGCGCCGAGACTCAGGCGTGTACTTGTGCGCTGCAGTCGAGCAGGGCTTTACGCAACCGCTGCGTCGCCTGTCGCTGCACGTGTTGAGTGCTACGCAGGCCGAACGGCTGGCGCGGGCCGAGGAGGCTGCGCCCGCCGCGCCGCCGGGCCCCAAACTCTGGTACCGGGACTTTCTGCAGCTGGTGGAGCCGGGCGGCGGTGGCAGCGCGAACTCCCTGCGCATGTGTCGCCCACAGCCTGCGCTGCAGTCACTGCCCCCGGAGTCGCGGAGGAAGGGCCGTAACCGGCGGACCCACGCTCCTGAGCCACGCGCTGAGCGGGGGCCGCGCAGCGTAACGCACTGGTGA
- the SEMA3B gene encoding semaphorin-3B isoform X2, with the protein MGRAGAAAMIPGLALLWAVGLGGATPSPPRLRLSFQELQAWHGLQTFSLERTCCYEALLVDEERGRLFVGAENHVASLSLDNISKRAKKLAWPAPVEWREECNWAGKDIGTECMNFVKLLHAYNRTHLLACGTGAFHPTCAFVEVGHRAEEPVLRLDPGRIEDGKGKSPYDPRHRAASVLVGEELYSGVAADLMGRDFTIFRSLGQRPSLRTEPHDSRWLNEPKFVKVFWIPENENPDDDKIYFFFRETAVEAAPALGRLSVSRVGQICRNDVGGQRSLVNKWTTFLKARLVCSVPGVEGDTHFDQLQDVFLLSSRDHRTPLLYAVFSTSSIFQGSAVCVYSMNDVRRAFLGPFAHKEGPMHQWVSYQGRVPYPRPGMCPSKTFGTFSSTKDFPDDVIQFARNHPLMYNSVLPIGGRPLFLQVGANYTFTQIATDRVAAADGHYDVLFIGTDAGTVLKVISVPKGSRPSAEGLLLEELHVFEDSAAVTSMQISSKRHQLYIASRSAVAQIALHRCAAHGRVCAECCLARDPYCAWDGVACTRFQPSVKRRFRRQDVRNGDPSTLCSGDSSRPALLEHRVFGVEGSSAFLECEPRSLQARVEWTFQRAGVTTHTQVLAQERTERTARGLLLRRLRRRDSGVYLCAAVEQGFTQPLRRLSLHVLSATQAERLARAEEAAPAAPPGPKLWYRDFLQLVEPGGGGSANSLRMCRPQPALQSLPPESRRKGRNRRTHAPEPRAERGPRSVTHW; encoded by the exons ATGGGGCGGGCCGGGGCCGCCGCCATGAtcccaggcctggccctgctctgggcagtggggctggggggtgccacccccagccccccacgCCTTCGGCTCTCCTTTCAAG AGCTCCAGGCCTGGCATGGTCTCCAGACTTTCAGCCTGGAGCGAACCTGCTGCTACGAGGCCTTGCTGGTGGATGAGGAGCGTGGACGCCTGTTTGTGGGCGCCGAGAACCATGTGGCATccctcagcctggacaacatcagCAAGCGGGCCAAGAAG CTGGCCTGGCCGGCCCCTGTGGAATGGCGAGAGGAGTGCAACTGGGCAGGGAAGGACATTGGT ACTGAGTGCATGAACTTTGTGAAATTGCTCCACGCCTACAACCGCACCCACTTGCTGGCCTGTGGCACGGGAGCCTTCCACCCAACCTGTGCCTTTGTGGAAGTGGGCCACCGGGCAGAG GAGCCCGTGCTCCGGCTGGACCCAGGAAGGATAGAGGATGGCAAGGGGAAGAGTCCTTATGACCCCAGGCATCGGGCTGCCTCCGTGCTGGTGG GGGAGGAGCTATACTCAGGGGTGGCAGCAGACCTCATGGGCCGAGACTTTACCATCTTTCGCAGCCTGGGCCAACGTCCGAGTCTCCGAACAGAGCCACACGACTCCCGCTGGCTCAATG AGCCCAAGTTTGTCAAGGTATTTTGGATCCCGGAGAACGAGAACCCAGACGACGACAAAATCTACTTCTTCTTTCGTGAGACGGCGGTAGAGGCGGCGCCGGCACTGGGACGCCTGTCCGTGTCCCGCGTTGGCCAGATTTGCCGG AACGACGTGGGCGGCCAgcgcagcctggtcaacaagtgGACGACGTTTCTGAAGGCGCGGCTGGTGTGCTCAGTGCCGGGCGTCGAGGGCGACACCCACTTCGATCAGCTCC AGGATGTGTTTCTGTTGTCCTCGCGGGACCACCGGACCCCGCTGCTCTATGCTGTCTTCTCCACGTCCAG CATTTTCCAGGGTTCTGCAGTGTGCGTGTACAGCATGAACGACGTGCGCCGGGCCTTCCTGGGACCCTTTGCACACAAGGAGGGGCCCATGCACCAGTGGGTGTCATACCAGGGTCGCGTCCCCTACCCGCGGCCAGGCATG TGCCCCAGCAAGACCTTTGGCACCTTCAGTTCCACCAAGGACTTCCCCGACGATGTCATCCAGTTTGCGCGGAACCACCCCCTCATGTACAACTCTGTCCTGCCCATTGGGGGGCGCCCTCTTTTCCTACAAGTTGGAGCCAATTACACCTTCACTCAAATTGCCACGGACCGGGTTGCAGCCGCTGACGGACACTATGACGTCCTCTTCATTGGCACAG ACGCTGGCACGGTACTGAAGGTGATCTCGGTCCCCAAAGGCAGTAGGCCCAGCGCAGAGGGGCTGCTCCTGGAGGAGCTGCACGTGTTTGAG GACTCGGCCGCTGTCACCAGCATGCAAATCTCCTCCAAGAGG CACCAGCTGTACATAGCCTCGCGGAGCGCGGTGGCCCAGATCGCGTTGCACCGCTGCGCTGCCCACGGCCGCGTCTGCGCCGAATGCTGTCTGGCGCGTGACCCCTACTGCGCCTGGGACGGGGTCGCGTGCACGCGCTTCCAGCCCAGTGTCAAGAG GCGGTTCCGGCGGCAAGACGTAAGGAATGGCGACCCCAGCACGCTGTGCTCGGGAG ACTCGTCTCGTCCCGCGCTGCTGGAACACAGAGTGTTCGGCGTGGAGGGCAGCAGCGCCTTTCTCGAGTGTGAGCCCCGCTCGCTGCAGGCGCGCGTAGAGTGGACTTTCCAGCGCGCAGGGGTGACAACCCATACCCAG GTGCTGGCACAGGAGCGCACCGAGCGCACCGCCCGGGGACTACTGCTTCGCAGGCTGCGGCGCCGAGACTCAGGCGTGTACTTGTGCGCTGCAGTCGAGCAGGGCTTTACGCAACCGCTGCGTCGCCTGTCGCTGCACGTGTTGAGTGCTACGCAGGCCGAACGGCTGGCGCGGGCCGAGGAGGCTGCGCCCGCCGCGCCGCCGGGCCCCAAACTCTGGTACCGGGACTTTCTGCAGCTGGTGGAGCCGGGCGGCGGTGGCAGCGCGAACTCCCTGCGCATGTGTCGCCCACAGCCTGCGCTGCAGTCACTGCCCCCGGAGTCGCGGAGGAAGGGCCGTAACCGGCGGACCCACGCTCCTGAGCCACGCGCTGAGCGGGGGCCGCGCAGCGTAACGCACTGGTGA
- the GNAI2 gene encoding guanine nucleotide-binding protein G(i) subunit alpha-2 isoform X3, with protein sequence MAIVKAMGNLQIDFADPSRADDARQLFALSCTAEEQGVLPDDLSGVIRRLWADHGVQACFGRSREYQLNDSAAYYLNDLERIAQSDYIPTQQDVLRTRVKTTGIVETHFTFKDLHFKMFDVGGQRSERKKWIHCFEGVTAIIFCVALSAYDLVLAEDEEMNRMHESMKLFDSICNNKWFTDTSIILFLNKKDLFEEKITHSPLTICFPEYTGANKYDEAASYIQSKFEDLNKRKDTKEIYTHFTCATDTKNVQFVFDAVTDVIIKNNLKDCGLF encoded by the exons ATGGCCATTGTCAAAGCCATGGGCAACCTGCAGATCGACTTTGCCGACCCCTCCAGAGCG GACGACGCCAGGCAGCTATTTGCACTGTCCTGCACCGCCGAGGAGCAAGGCGTGCTCCCCGATGACCTGTCCGGCGTCATCCGGAGGCTCTGGGCTGACCATGGTGTGCAGGCCTGCTTTGGCCGCTCAAGGGAATACCAGCTCAACGACTCAGCCGCCTA ctacCTGAACGACCTGGAGCGCATTGCACAGAGTGACTACATCCCCACGCAGCAAGATGTGTTACGGACCCGCGTAAAGACCACGGGGATCGTGGAGACACACTTCACCTTCAAGGACCTACACTTCAA GATGTTTGATGTGGGTGGTCAGCGGTCTGAGCGGAAGAAGTGGATCCACTGCTTTGAGGGCGTCACAGCCATCATCTTCTGCGTAGCCTTGAGCGCCTACGACTTGGTGCTAGCTGAGGACGAGGAGATG AACCGCATGCATGAGAGCATGAAGCTATTCGACAGCATCTGCAACAACAAGTGGTTCACAGACACGTCCATCATCCTCTTCCTCAACAAGAAGGACCTGTTCGAGGAGAAGATCACACACAGTCCCCTGACCATCTGCTTCCCTGAGTACACAG GGGCCAACAAGTATGATGAGGCAGCCAGCTACATCCAGAGTAAGTTTGAGGACCTGAATAAGCGCAAAGACACCAAGGAGATCTACACGCACTTCACGTGCGCCACCGACACCAAGAACGTGCAGTTCGTGTTTGACGCCGTCACCGACGTCATCATCAAGAACAACCTGAAGGACTGCGGCCTCTTCTGA
- the GNAI2 gene encoding guanine nucleotide-binding protein G(i) subunit alpha-2 isoform X2, with protein MKIIHEDGYSEEECRQYRAVVYSNTIQSIMAIVKAMGNLQIDFADPSRADDARQLFALSCTAEEQGVLPDDLSGVIRRLWADHGVQACFGRSREYQLNDSAAYYLNDLERIAQSDYIPTQQDVLRTRVKTTGIVETHFTFKDLHFKMFDVGGQRSERKKWIHCFEGVTAIIFCVALSAYDLVLAEDEEMNRMHESMKLFDSICNNKWFTDTSIILFLNKKDLFEEKITHSPLTICFPEYTGANKYDEAASYIQSKFEDLNKRKDTKEIYTHFTCATDTKNVQFVFDAVTDVIIKNNLKDCGLF; from the exons ATGAA GATCATCCACGAGGATGGCTACTCCGAGGAGGAATGCCGGCAGTACCGGGCGGTTGTTTACAGCAACACCATCCAGTCCATCATGGCCATTGTCAAAGCCATGGGCAACCTGCAGATCGACTTTGCCGACCCCTCCAGAGCG GACGACGCCAGGCAGCTATTTGCACTGTCCTGCACCGCCGAGGAGCAAGGCGTGCTCCCCGATGACCTGTCCGGCGTCATCCGGAGGCTCTGGGCTGACCATGGTGTGCAGGCCTGCTTTGGCCGCTCAAGGGAATACCAGCTCAACGACTCAGCCGCCTA ctacCTGAACGACCTGGAGCGCATTGCACAGAGTGACTACATCCCCACGCAGCAAGATGTGTTACGGACCCGCGTAAAGACCACGGGGATCGTGGAGACACACTTCACCTTCAAGGACCTACACTTCAA GATGTTTGATGTGGGTGGTCAGCGGTCTGAGCGGAAGAAGTGGATCCACTGCTTTGAGGGCGTCACAGCCATCATCTTCTGCGTAGCCTTGAGCGCCTACGACTTGGTGCTAGCTGAGGACGAGGAGATG AACCGCATGCATGAGAGCATGAAGCTATTCGACAGCATCTGCAACAACAAGTGGTTCACAGACACGTCCATCATCCTCTTCCTCAACAAGAAGGACCTGTTCGAGGAGAAGATCACACACAGTCCCCTGACCATCTGCTTCCCTGAGTACACAG GGGCCAACAAGTATGATGAGGCAGCCAGCTACATCCAGAGTAAGTTTGAGGACCTGAATAAGCGCAAAGACACCAAGGAGATCTACACGCACTTCACGTGCGCCACCGACACCAAGAACGTGCAGTTCGTGTTTGACGCCGTCACCGACGTCATCATCAAGAACAACCTGAAGGACTGCGGCCTCTTCTGA